Proteins encoded by one window of Cloeon dipterum chromosome 2, ieCloDipt1.1, whole genome shotgun sequence:
- the mRpS29 gene encoding small ribosomal subunit protein mS29, with amino-acid sequence MIGKSVFRALNGRQEFVKRCSKIVIRASSTVPQMSLPLSSENSNPLPFFRSKQNSPSLHGSNNSGQFYTIDPSIKKQLFLYGGIPKTYDDLCKTFKETCMMIREPALEIMDYMKSTNFNNAATRYCLYGKIGTGKSMTMAHLLHYGFENNFVIVHVPWAPYWYKFPKEYSDCPTKEGMVDLPLDAVAWLIHFKNQNSHLLADPKLSVCQDWEWSKREITKKGAPLAEIVEMGINRVKHSTNCIEALLQELKQLSDLKRCKTLVVIDGFNIFFSDKTKIKTAAFEKIPPKRVTITSPFVDITKQDWSNGAVIVSVDDLAFFRKDERNTHYPRGLLGAEGFEHLDPFIPIETKNYSEKEFHYCIEYFLDRRWIINPHAASEEGRKELAFLSNCNPFNLLKVTAPL; translated from the exons ATGATTGGAAAGTCTGTTTTTCGAGCTC TTAATGGAAGGCAAGAGTTTGTGAAAAGATGCTCGAAAATTGTCATTCGTGCGTCTTCAACCGTGCCGCAGATGAGTTTGCCTTTGTCAAGTGAAAACAGCAATCCCCTACCCTTTTTCAGATCAAAACAGAACAGTCCA TCATTACACGGCTCAAACAACAGCGGCCAATTTTATACCATCGACCCGAGCATAAAAAAGCAACTGTTTCTTTACGGTGGCATACCAAAGACCTATGATGATTTGTGCAAGACTTTCAAAGAAACTTGCATGATGATACGAGAACCGGCGTTGGAAATCATGGATTATATGAAATCCACCAATTTCAACAATGCCGCCACAAGATACTGCCttt ATGGTAAAATTGGAACTGGAAAATCAATGACCATGGCTCACCTACTTCATTACGGATTTGAGAACAACTTTGTCATTGTCCACGTACCTTGGG CGCCATACTGGTACAAATTTCCCAAAGAATACTCAGACTGCCCAACAAAAGAAGGGATGGTCGATTTGCCGCTTGACGCTGTTGCTTGGTTGATTCACTTCAAGAATCAAAACTCTCACTTGCTTGCAGACcctaaa TTGTCAGTGTGCCAAGATTGGGAATGGAGCAAGAGAGAAATCACGAAGAAAGGGGCACCACTTGCTGAAATTGTTGAAATGGGCATCAACAGAGTAAAGCATTCTACCAATTGCATAGAAGCGCTATTACAAGAGCTCAAGCAGCTGTCTGACCTTAAAAG ATGTAAAACTCTTGTGGTGATAGATGGATTCAATATCTTTTTCTCTGACAAGACTAAAATCAAGACCGCTGCCTTTGAGAAAATACCTCCAAAAAGAGTCACCATCACTAGTCCTTTCGTCGACATTACCAAACAAGACTGG AGTAATGGTGCTGTAATTGTTTCTGTGGATGACCTAGCGTTCTTCAGAAAGGATGAGAGAAACACCCACTATCCACGGGGGCTGCTAGGTGCAGAG gGCTTTGAGCATTTGGATCCATTTATTCcaattgaaactaaaaattactcCGAGAAAGAGTTCCACTACTGCATCGAGTACTTTCTGGACAGAAGATGGATTATCAACCCTCACGCAGCATCTGAGGAAGGTAGGAAAGAGCTGGCCTTTTTAAGCAACTGCAACCCTTTCAACTTGCTGAAAGTGACTGCGCCACTGTAG